CACAAAAAGGGCAGCCATACGGCATAGAGGCGTTGCAGGAGTTAAAAAAAATTGTAACAGGGCACACAGTTGAGGTCACAGTTACAGGGGACAGTTCCTACAACAGGGAGATATGCCTCATTACCAAAGACATCCTTGACGTAAACCTGGAAATGGTAAAACGGGGATACGCATGGGCATACGTGAAGCATCTCAAAAAGGAAGACTCCGGCAGGTATATTGACGCTAAGATTGCAGCAAGCGAAAAAAAACTGGGACTGTGGCGTCAGAAAGACCCTGAACCCCCATGGGAATTCAGAAAAAAGCGTGAGTTCAGATAACTATCGGTATATTAAATTCTGTAAGAGTACCATTTCCATTTGCT
This portion of the Nitrospirae bacterium YQR-1 genome encodes:
- a CDS encoding thermonuclease family protein, whose product is MAKKKNKWTSLFRKIVLLLIAFGLIYITVFGFYPRYKKHIPAFVKKVPYLEKVYKPAGTPIKAHVLKVYDGDTVVVAPLDGSRRFICRLYGIDAPEISNMSQKGQPYGIEALQELKKIVTGHTVEVTVTGDSSYNREICLITKDILDVNLEMVKRGYAWAYVKHLKKEDSGRYIDAKIAASEKKLGLWRQKDPEPPWEFRKKREFR